GTCAGTATCGGCTTCAATGAGCGACCTTATCATCGGGTCATCTTCGACACGCGAATCTTTCTTTCTCGTAAAGCCGAATGCAACGAGCTTCGCATGTTTTAATTCGATTTCTTTCGCCTTCTGGAAGAATTCAACATCCTTTGGGTTTGATGCAGGAATTCCTCCTTCAACAAAATCGATGCCGAAGGCATCTAGACGCGTTAGGATGTCAATTTTATCTTCGGTCGAAAAGCAGATGCCTTCGGCCTGTGCGCCGTCTCTTAATGTTGTATCATATAATTCGACATCAACAGATAAATAAATCCCTTCTTGGGAAACTGTTCATCCTTGAATCAAATGCCATGAAATGACCATAATATCGAAAGTGATAGATAAAATGTGTGATCAATAAGCTAGATTTTTTCGAAATTCCGTCGTCGATAAGATTCGTTTGTCTTTGGCTGAAAATCGAAATCTTTAAAACAATATGATAAATGCTATCGTTCTACATGGAACGCAGCAAGAATTCGGTGGCGTCTGTGGCCATAAGAGCGAAAGAAGCGGCTCTTCGTATGCAAGGGATTCCGCACAAGATCAGGAATGAGGCGCTTCTCGCGATTGCAAGAGCTCTTGAGGCAGCGAAAGACAGGATCATTGCCGCTAACCTATTAGATCTGAAAAGAGCAGAGGAATCGAATCTGCCTTCTCCGATGATCAAACGTTTAAAATATGATGATCAGAAAATTGAGGAATCGATTAATTCATTGAACTCACTGATCAATCTTGAAGATCCGATCGGAAAGACTCTAATGATTACTGAATTGGACGAAGGATTACTGCTTGAAAAAGTGACTTGTCCGATCGGAGTGATTTGTGTCATTTTTGAATCGAGACCTGATGCACTTGTTCAAATTTCATCCCTTTGTATCAAGTCTTCAAATGCGGTGATTTTGAAGGGAGGATCGGAGGCGAACCACACAAATGAGATTCTTGCAGAGGTGATCGAAAAAGCGCTTCTTTCGGTGGACGAGCGGTTCAACGGAGCTGTACAGCTCCTATCGACACGAGAAGAGATCAAGGAGCTTCTCAAGTTAGATGATCTCATCGACCTTGTCATACCGAGAGGGTCGAATGAACTCGTCCGGTCCATTAAAGAATCGACGAGAATCCCGGTCCTCGGTCATGCTGCCGGCGTCTGTCACACCTACGTTGATGACGATGCAGATTTAGAAATGGCCCTGAATGTTTGCTACGATGCGAAGGTGCAATATCCGGCCGTATGCAACGCGATGGAAACACTTCTTGTTCATGAAAAGATTGCGCCAACTTTTCTTCCGAAAATGGCATCGCTTTATGCAAAGGCGGGTGTGAGATTAAAAGGCGATGAACGAACGAGAAAATTTATCGAAGCGGAGATAGCGACTGAAAAGGACTGGTCAATTGAGTACAATGATCTAGTTCTGAACATTAAGACGGTTTCATCTCTTGAGGAGGCGATCGATCATATCAACAAATATGGTTCGCATCATACGGACGCGATCATCACGAGATCAAGAGAAAAGGCAGAGCGATTTATGGATCTCGTCGATTCTTCGAGCGTCATGTGGAATTGCTCAACAAGATTTGCCGATGGGTATCGATATGGACTCGGAGCCGAAGTGGGTATCAGTACAAATAAGACACACGCGAGAGGTCCCGTTGGTCTTGAGGGTCTTGTCATCTACAAATACCGACTCATCGGTAACGGGCAGGTTGTTGCCGACTATGTCGGCAAGAACGCAAAGAAATTTATTCACAGGAGACTGGTATGAGGAGCCTGAACCCAAAACGCGTAGTCATCAAGATCGGAACGAATACGATTTGCCGGCAGGATGGGACGGTCGATCACGATTATATCGCGGATATAGCAAGGCAGGTCGTGGAACTTGAATCGAAAGGCATCCAATCGATTATCGTCACTTCAGGGGCAATCGGTTCAGGTTCGACCGAGCTAAATCTCAATGGAAAGAACAAAGACATTGCAATGAAACAGGCTTGCGCTGCAGTTGGTCAAGCGATACTCATGCTTGCGTATAGAACCGCTTTTGCAAAATATGCAAAGCCTGTTGGACAGATTCTCGTGACCTATGGTGCGTTTTCTGACAGAAAGAGATATCTCAATCTGCGTAAAACAATTGAAGAACTCTTCAAACTCGGTGTCGTTCCGATTGTTAACGAAAATGATGTGATTGCAACCGACGAAATTGATGAAGTTTTCGGGGACAACGATAAATTATCGGCACTTGTAGCTGCGAATATGGATGCCGATCTTCTGATTCTCCTAACTGATGTGGATGGTCTTTACGACAGAAATCCGAATTTTGATCCTGATGCAAGACTGCTGACTGTCGTTGACGAAATTACCAAAGACATTGAAAGAATCGCTGGTGACAAGAGAAGCGAGCGATCCGTTGGGGGCATGCGAACAAAAATTGCCGCCGCGAAGATTGCGATGCAGTCAGGATGCAACATGGTCATTGCGAATGGAAGGCTCGAGAATGTTGTCCTCCGCGTCGTTGAAGGCGAGGAAATCGGGACTCTTTTCACTGCGACACCAAAATACACGATTAAAGAAAGATGGATACTCTTCGCCTGTCCAAGGGGAAAACTTGTTATCGATCAGGGTGCTGAGAAAGCGGTTAAAGAGGGAAAGAGCCTGTTGTTGTGTGGCGTGCAGAGTGTAGAGGGGAATTTCAAAAAAGGCGACGTCGTTAGAATCGGCAATTTTGCGAAGGGTATTGTCAACTTTTCTTCTGCTGAGATCGCTGCGATGAAAGCATCCTCGAAATGTGAAAACTCAGATCAAAACACGAATAAAATCAGGAAAGCGGTCATTGAAAGTGAGAATATCGTTCTTTTGGATTGATTAATCAGTTCTTTATACTCATCGATAGATCAAGAAAATGACAAGATGGCAGTCGTTTTCTCATTGATGCGGTCAGAATATTTAGATTTTTCATTATAAGACCGAGTTGTCAACACTTATTGAAAATAACTCCTTTTTTTAACTCTTTAGCAGGATAGGAAAAAAACAATTTATTACGATGCTGTAGCAGATATCGGGTTCATCCAGTAATGTTATCTTTCCATTAACATTCCCCCCTTTTTTACAAAACATCCTAAAAAAAAGCATCTTAAGAAAGATTATTACATGTTTTGCTAATCCTTTGCCCGTTGCGCAGGAATATCATATTCACAGAGGGGTTCGCTCGTCCCGTTCTCCTTATGTTTGTGGCGACGATTCTAGGCGGCGGATGCGACTACTTCTATCAGATTATTATGGGCCGTCAACTTGGTCCTGCGGGATACTCCGAGCTGAATGCACTATTGTCGATTTTCTACATTATTTCCGTTCCCACTCAAACAATTGCTGCCTTTATGGTTAGATTCGTTTCAAAGTACAAGGCAGAAAACAAAGAAAACATGATTGCATGGCTCGTAAGAAAAACGCTCCTGATTTCGTTGATTATCGGGGTTTTGATGGCCATTGGAATATTTATCGCAATACCATCGATCACTCGATTCATTTCTCTTTCGTCCAGCTTTCCATTATTCATCCTGATGTTGGGAACGGTGATTGTGATGATGAGTCCGACGGGATACGGAACAGTGCAAGGTCTTCAGCGATTTCACTTATCAGCATTATGTGGCATTTCGGGACCTCTCACAAAGCTTGGCTTCGGCGTTATTCTGGTTATTGCTGGATTTGGAATCAATGGCGCATTCGGGGGCGCCATTATCGGTGCTTTTTTCACATTTGTTGTTGGATTGATCGCGATCAGAGATTACTTCACTCGACCCGCAAGCGTCACTGAGAAGCTTGATCTTTCCAATATGGAACGATATCTTTTTAAAGCAATTGTTGCCGTCGTATGCTTTTCAATTCTTATCAACATCGATGTTTTTGTTGCAAGACAGTATCTAGGTCCACATGATGCTGGTCTATACGCCGTTGCATCAATTCTCAGCAAGGTTATCTGGTTTCTGCCAGGAGCTGTTTCAACTGTGATGTTCCCCAGAGTCTCTGAATATTACACGAAAAACAAGGAAACAACGAGTGTCATGAGAAAATCGATTTTCTGCACCCTGATGATGACTGGTATCGTTGCCGCATTGTATGTGATAGCGCCGGCCGAGATCATCAATTTGCTTTATGGCAGCGCTTATTTGGACGCTGCTCCTGCGTTGTCGATCCTTGGGATTGCAATGACTCTTTTTGGCCTTTCAAGTCTTTTCATGAATTATGGACTTGCAATAGAGAATTCAGTCTATGTTGCCATTTTCTCAATTTTTACTGTCTTGCAGATCATTCTCATCATGATGTTCCATTCAAGCATCATTGACATCGCACTCGATCTGCTCGTGACAAGCGTCGGAATCTTTTCATTTAGCTGGATATATCTTGAAATCAAATCGAAGGAAATGAAGAAAAAGAGATGATTGAAAAGAAAATCAGCAAACTGCGACAATTGAAGAAATTTGACTGGATCATTTTATCACCACTGTGGTATTGGTACATTTCAATGTTTTATAAAACCACAGGCGATTCACTAGTTATCGTTAACACAAATATCGTTAACACAAATACACAAGAGACGATGAAAGTTCATTTTGTTTTCATAAAAAAATCAAAAGATCATTTCGCCCTTGATGAATGCTCTTGTTCTTTCGTCCGCAGGATTATTGAAGATTTTCGAGGTTTCACCCTCCTCAATGATTCTTCCATCGATCATCAGTGCTGCACGGTTGCATAGCCTCTTCGCCTGGAAAGGATTATGTGTGATGATGATTGCGGCCTTTTCACCCTGTGAAATAAAATCCCTCACGGCATTTTCCAAGATTGCAATGTTTGTCGGATCTAAATTGGCCGTAAACTCGTCGAGCAGTAAGAGCGTTGGATCGACGATGACGGATCTTGCAAAACACATTCGCTGCATCTCCCCACCGGACAACGATCGTGCATTCCTATCCTTGCTCTCGCTGAGACCGAGCTTTTCAAGATAATAATTTACCTTTTGCTCGATGAGGTCAGGACTCAAACCTCTGAGCTGCAATCCATATGCAATGTTGTTGAAAACGCTCCGATTCATCGCAACTGGTTTCTGAGAGACAAGTGCCATTTTCCTTCTAACCAAGTAAGCAAGGGGACTTAGACTTTTGATTTCGTCGCCTTCGAAAAAAATTCTTCCTCTTGTTGGCACCTCCAAAAGATTGATGAGCCTGAACAATGTCGATTTCCCAGAGCCGCTCGGTCCCATGATCCCCAATATATCGCCTTCCCTGACCTCGAGATTGACATCTGACACAACGGTTCTTCCCGAATACTCCTTGGTCAGCCCCTCGGTTCTCAGAATCGTCTTCAAAGCATCTCTCGCTCCTGGAGCCACCTCATGAATAGGAAAACTCCGCATGCTACGATGAGAAGCACAACACCGAGTCCCACAGCATATTCAAAATGTCCCATTCTCGTCTCAAGCATGATAGCTGTAGTAAGCACCCTCGTCTTCCCCTCGATATTTCCTCCAACCATATAAGCGGCGCCAACCTCCGCTATTGCCCGACCAAATCCAATCATAACGGCTGTGACAACACCGACCCATGCCTCTCTTATAATCGTAAAGGTTGCCTGGCG
This region of Methanomassiliicoccales archaeon genomic DNA includes:
- a CDS encoding glutamate-5-semialdehyde dehydrogenase; this translates as MERSKNSVASVAIRAKEAALRMQGIPHKIRNEALLAIARALEAAKDRIIAANLLDLKRAEESNLPSPMIKRLKYDDQKIEESINSLNSLINLEDPIGKTLMITELDEGLLLEKVTCPIGVICVIFESRPDALVQISSLCIKSSNAVILKGGSEANHTNEILAEVIEKALLSVDERFNGAVQLLSTREEIKELLKLDDLIDLVIPRGSNELVRSIKESTRIPVLGHAAGVCHTYVDDDADLEMALNVCYDAKVQYPAVCNAMETLLVHEKIAPTFLPKMASLYAKAGVRLKGDERTRKFIEAEIATEKDWSIEYNDLVLNIKTVSSLEEAIDHINKYGSHHTDAIITRSREKAERFMDLVDSSSVMWNCSTRFADGYRYGLGAEVGISTNKTHARGPVGLEGLVIYKYRLIGNGQVVADYVGKNAKKFIHRRLV
- the proB gene encoding glutamate 5-kinase, translated to MRSLNPKRVVIKIGTNTICRQDGTVDHDYIADIARQVVELESKGIQSIIVTSGAIGSGSTELNLNGKNKDIAMKQACAAVGQAILMLAYRTAFAKYAKPVGQILVTYGAFSDRKRYLNLRKTIEELFKLGVVPIVNENDVIATDEIDEVFGDNDKLSALVAANMDADLLILLTDVDGLYDRNPNFDPDARLLTVVDEITKDIERIAGDKRSERSVGGMRTKIAAAKIAMQSGCNMVIANGRLENVVLRVVEGEEIGTLFTATPKYTIKERWILFACPRGKLVIDQGAEKAVKEGKSLLLCGVQSVEGNFKKGDVVRIGNFAKGIVNFSSAEIAAMKASSKCENSDQNTNKIRKAVIESENIVLLD
- a CDS encoding oligosaccharide flippase family protein, whose protein sequence is MRRNIIFTEGFARPVLLMFVATILGGGCDYFYQIIMGRQLGPAGYSELNALLSIFYIISVPTQTIAAFMVRFVSKYKAENKENMIAWLVRKTLLISLIIGVLMAIGIFIAIPSITRFISLSSSFPLFILMLGTVIVMMSPTGYGTVQGLQRFHLSALCGISGPLTKLGFGVILVIAGFGINGAFGGAIIGAFFTFVVGLIAIRDYFTRPASVTEKLDLSNMERYLFKAIVAVVCFSILINIDVFVARQYLGPHDAGLYAVASILSKVIWFLPGAVSTVMFPRVSEYYTKNKETTSVMRKSIFCTLMMTGIVAALYVIAPAEIINLLYGSAYLDAAPALSILGIAMTLFGLSSLFMNYGLAIENSVYVAIFSIFTVLQIILIMMFHSSIIDIALDLLVTSVGIFSFSWIYLEIKSKEMKKKR
- a CDS encoding phosphate ABC transporter ATP-binding protein, with protein sequence MAPGARDALKTILRTEGLTKEYSGRTVVSDVNLEVREGDILGIMGPSGSGKSTLFRLINLLEVPTRGRIFFEGDEIKSLSPLAYLVRRKMALVSQKPVAMNRSVFNNIAYGLQLRGLSPDLIEQKVNYYLEKLGLSESKDRNARSLSGGEMQRMCFARSVIVDPTLLLLDEFTANLDPTNIAILENAVRDFISQGEKAAIIITHNPFQAKRLCNRAALMIDGRIIEEGETSKIFNNPADERTRAFIKGEMIF